Proteins from a genomic interval of Schistocerca cancellata isolate TAMUIC-IGC-003103 chromosome 8, iqSchCanc2.1, whole genome shotgun sequence:
- the LOC126095538 gene encoding histidine-rich glycoprotein-like produces the protein MALPWRLGAALALLCVAAFLASCDARDLRAAAKEEETDLAVAASDLEAAASHHGHHHEKGGGHKHHSEHHSSHGGKGDKGYKSHHHHDKGDHGKYGKEHHGGHYEEHGGHKKSHHDEAGHYGEHHKGEKGHKGAKFGEKGGHKKGHKTHGYHNKFHKDEYHKEHKFYDDYHKGGHHSKHGDFHDHHEKKHGGHKKGGHHHSGYHDDHYGKKGHHDKGHYHDDHKGFKGHHGHETHHGHHEDYGKKGGHSGGKHYGFSSGHGGGGGGGGGGGHGHH, from the coding sequence ATGGCTCTTCCGTGGCGGCTCGGCGCCGCGCTGGCGCTCCTCTGCGTCGCCGCCTTCCTCGCCTCCTGCGACGCCCGGGACCTGAGGGCGGCAGCCAAGGAAGAGGAGACAGACCTGGCTGTGGCGGCCTCCGACCTGGAGGCTGCCGCCAGCCACCACGGCCACCACCACGAGAAGGGCGGCGGCCACAAGCACCACTCGGAGCACCACTCGTCGCACGGCGGCAAGGGCGACAAGGGCTACAAGAGCCACCACCACCACGACAAGGGCGACCACGGCAAGTACGGCAAGGAGCACCACGGCGGCCACTACGAGGAGCACGGCGGCCACAAGAAGAGCCACCACGACGAGGCCGGCCACTACGGCGAGCACCACAAGGGCGAGAAGGGCCACAAGGGCGCCAAGTTCGGCGAGAAGGGCGGCCACAAGAAGGGCCACAAGACCCACGGCTACCACAACAAGTTCCACAAGGACGAGTACCACAAGGAGCACAAGTTCTACGACGACTACCACAAGGGCGGCCACCACAGCAAGCACGGTGACTTCCACGACCACCACGAGAAGAAGCACGGCGGACACAAGAAGGGCGGACACCACCACTCCGGTTATCATGACGACCACTATGGCAAGAAGGGCCACCACGACAAGGGCCACTACCACGACGACCACAAGGGCTTTAAGGGCCATCACGGCCACGAGACGCACCACGGCCACCACGAAGACTACGGAAAGAAGGGAGGTCACTCTGGCGGAAAGCACTACGGATTCAGCAGCGGCCACGggggcggcggtggtggcggcggcggcggcggccacggaCATCACTGA